A stretch of Rubinisphaera margarita DNA encodes these proteins:
- a CDS encoding putative sugar nucleotidyl transferase, with protein sequence MRVLFVESPRCRRFSPIALLRPVFELLCGTRSMRQRVLDTLQPDEWGVVVRPSLAAVYAEEFPEARVNDLEWINAGATVLVDGTWLGDPRELAAAASTDTSFVRQFEPKTAAFESLEQISELFSADSSAEGRGHVLRYPWELINHNGEMITLDFELLKSQRAAGQEIPPGSLSSGSSADQVFIHPTASIEPFVAINAEAGPVIVDEGAVIQSFTRLEGPCYIGRETQLFRANVRGETSFGPVCRVGGEIEASIIHGYANKYHDGFLGHSYVCPWVNLGALTSNSDLKNDYSTVKFPLGTEYIATGEKKIGCLIGDHAKTAIGTLFNTGSNVGVMSMVLPAGRLCPKHIPSFTRLWHGALDDQLDLEAALNTAATAMGRRKHELTAAQRELLTTLREETSEERTAAINR encoded by the coding sequence ATGCGAGTGCTGTTTGTCGAATCGCCCCGCTGCAGGAGATTCTCACCGATTGCCCTGCTGCGTCCAGTCTTCGAACTCCTCTGCGGCACCCGATCCATGCGTCAGCGCGTGCTCGACACTCTCCAGCCGGACGAGTGGGGCGTGGTTGTACGTCCCAGCCTGGCGGCAGTTTACGCCGAAGAGTTCCCCGAGGCCCGGGTGAATGACCTCGAATGGATCAACGCGGGAGCGACCGTGCTGGTCGACGGAACCTGGCTGGGCGATCCCCGAGAATTAGCCGCCGCGGCCAGCACCGACACTTCGTTCGTCCGGCAATTCGAGCCGAAAACAGCCGCCTTCGAATCGCTGGAGCAGATTTCCGAGCTTTTTTCAGCGGATTCATCAGCGGAGGGAAGGGGACACGTCCTGCGGTACCCCTGGGAGCTGATCAATCACAATGGTGAGATGATCACTCTCGATTTCGAACTGCTGAAATCGCAGCGAGCAGCCGGCCAGGAGATCCCGCCGGGTTCATTAAGCAGCGGATCGAGCGCAGATCAGGTCTTCATCCACCCAACTGCCAGCATCGAGCCGTTTGTTGCGATCAATGCGGAAGCTGGTCCGGTGATTGTCGACGAAGGGGCTGTGATTCAGTCCTTCACCCGGTTGGAGGGCCCCTGTTACATCGGCCGGGAGACGCAGTTGTTTCGAGCCAACGTCCGTGGAGAGACCTCCTTCGGGCCGGTCTGCCGCGTTGGGGGAGAGATCGAAGCCAGCATCATTCATGGCTACGCCAATAAGTATCACGACGGCTTCCTGGGGCACAGTTATGTTTGTCCGTGGGTCAACCTGGGTGCACTCACCTCCAACAGCGACCTGAAGAACGATTACTCGACCGTCAAATTCCCTCTCGGAACGGAGTACATTGCCACCGGCGAGAAGAAGATCGGCTGCCTGATCGGCGACCACGCCAAGACGGCCATCGGCACACTGTTTAATACCGGTTCCAATGTCGGTGTGATGTCGATGGTCCTGCCAGCCGGCCGACTCTGTCCTAAGCACATCCCCAGCTTCACGCGGCTATGGCACGGAGCTCTCGACGATCAACTCGATCTTGAAGCCGCCCTCAATACAGCCGCCACCGCGATGGGCCGCCGCAAGCACGAACTGACCGCCGCCCAGCGCGAACTGCTCACGACGCTCCGTGAAGAGACCTCGGAAGAACGAACCGCCGCAATCAACCGGTAG
- a CDS encoding DUF1501 domain-containing protein, with translation MLDLLGRGTAHTCDGMTRRDLLNVGSLSAVGLSLPQLLQAEQASRKDQDSDRSVIMIFNLGAPSQIDCFDMKPDAPAEIRGPFKPIATKNADFDISEILPEHARLADKFSLVRSCYHTAAAVHDTGHQMLQTGRLFTGGVETPHAGCVLSYLRGRKTDLPAHVVLPEMMGRTGGNLPHGQSAGFLGKAYDPFVLNADPSKPNFKVPDLLPPSSLGEVRLERRRALRDIVESKLSAFESSENAKLMSDNFQSAYRLINSPQARGAFDLEKEPKTVRERYGMSRFGQCCLLARRLIEAGVRFVTVNTFMTVFDEISWDIHGTKPFASIEQMRDQVAPMYDQAYGALITDLEERGLLEKTLVCNLAEFGRTPRVNPAGGRDHWPQCFTTYFAGGGVKGGRVVGKSDSIGAYPDERPVNPSEVVATIFHSLGLDLETHLPGPAGRPFPLVDFGTKPIHELF, from the coding sequence ATGCTGGACCTTCTTGGCCGGGGAACCGCCCATACATGCGATGGGATGACGCGACGGGATCTGCTTAACGTGGGAAGCCTGAGCGCAGTCGGGCTCTCTCTTCCCCAGTTGCTCCAGGCCGAACAGGCCTCTCGAAAGGATCAAGACAGCGATCGCTCCGTGATCATGATCTTCAACCTCGGAGCCCCCAGCCAGATCGACTGCTTCGACATGAAGCCGGACGCTCCCGCCGAGATCCGAGGCCCCTTCAAACCGATCGCCACGAAGAACGCCGACTTCGACATCAGCGAGATCCTGCCCGAACACGCCCGGCTGGCCGACAAGTTCTCCCTTGTGCGCAGCTGCTATCACACAGCTGCAGCCGTGCACGACACCGGACACCAGATGCTGCAGACCGGCCGGCTGTTTACCGGCGGCGTTGAGACCCCGCATGCCGGCTGCGTGCTCAGCTATCTTCGCGGCCGCAAAACCGACCTGCCCGCTCATGTCGTTCTGCCGGAGATGATGGGACGCACCGGCGGAAATCTTCCGCACGGTCAGTCGGCTGGATTTCTCGGCAAGGCCTACGATCCTTTCGTGCTGAATGCCGATCCGTCGAAACCGAACTTCAAAGTGCCCGACCTGCTGCCGCCAAGCAGCCTGGGCGAAGTGCGCCTGGAACGCCGGCGGGCGCTGCGGGATATTGTCGAATCGAAGTTGTCCGCGTTCGAGTCGAGCGAAAACGCGAAGCTGATGAGCGACAACTTTCAATCCGCATACCGCCTCATCAACAGCCCGCAGGCCCGGGGAGCGTTTGACCTGGAGAAAGAGCCGAAGACCGTTCGCGAACGGTACGGCATGTCACGCTTCGGACAGTGCTGCCTGCTTGCGCGCCGTCTTATCGAAGCCGGAGTCCGCTTCGTCACGGTCAACACGTTCATGACGGTGTTCGATGAGATCTCCTGGGATATCCACGGCACCAAGCCGTTCGCTTCCATCGAACAGATGCGCGACCAGGTCGCTCCGATGTACGACCAGGCTTACGGAGCACTGATCACGGATCTCGAAGAACGTGGACTCCTTGAAAAGACACTGGTCTGCAATCTCGCGGAATTCGGCCGCACGCCGCGTGTGAATCCCGCTGGCGGGCGCGATCACTGGCCGCAGTGCTTCACGACCTACTTCGCGGGTGGAGGCGTGAAAGGAGGCCGCGTGGTCGGCAAGAGTGACTCTATTGGAGCCTATCCCGACGAGCGTCCGGTCAACCCCTCCGAAGTCGTCGCCACGATCTTTCACAGCCTGGGACTCGACCTGGAAACCCACCTTCCCGGCCCGGCTGGCCGCCCATTCCCGCTGGTCGACTTTGGAACCAAGCCGATTCACGAACTGTTCTGA
- a CDS encoding carbon storage regulator, protein MLVLSRKSGEKIRIGDDVAITVVRIGPNTVRLGIEAPRDMSILREELCNNAAAPQDDERKDSSAIAG, encoded by the coding sequence ATGCTGGTACTTTCAAGGAAGTCGGGTGAGAAGATTCGCATCGGTGACGACGTCGCCATCACCGTTGTCCGCATCGGACCGAACACGGTCCGGCTGGGGATCGAGGCGCCCCGCGACATGAGCATCCTTCGCGAGGAACTCTGCAATAACGCAGCGGCACCTCAGGATGACGAACGGAAAGATTCCTCGGCGATCGCCGGGTAA